A genomic segment from Bos taurus isolate L1 Dominette 01449 registration number 42190680 breed Hereford chromosome 1, ARS-UCD2.0, whole genome shotgun sequence encodes:
- the RAP2B gene encoding ras-related protein Rap-2b, which translates to MREYKVVVLGSGGVGKSALTVQFVTGSFIEKYDPTIEDFYRKEIEVDSSPSVLEILDTAGTEQFASMRDLYIKNGQGFILVYSLVNQQSFQDIKPMRDQIIRVKRYERVPMILVGNKVDLEGEREVSFGEGKALAEEWSCPFMETSAKNKASVDELFAEIVRQMNYAAQPNGDEGCCSACVIL; encoded by the coding sequence ATGAGAGAGTACAAAGTGGTGGTGCTGGGCTCGGGCGGCGTGGGCAAGTCCGCGCTCACGGTGCAATTCGTGACCGGCTCCTTCATCGAGAAGTATGACCCCACCATCGAGGACTTCTACCGCAAAGAGATTGAGGTGGACTCATCGCCGTCGGTGCTGGAGATCTTGGACACGGCAGGCACAGAGCAGTTCGCATCCATGCGGGACCTGTACATCAAAAATGGCCAGGGCTTCATCCTCGTGTATAGTCTTGTTAACCAGCAGAGCTTCCAGGACATCAAGCCCATGCGGGACCAGATCATCCGCGTGAAGCGGTACGAGCGCGTGCCCATGATTCTCGTGGGCAACAAGGTGGACCTGGAGGGCGAGCGCGAGGTTTCATTCGGCGAGGGCAAGGCCCTGGCGGAGGAGTGGAGCTGCCCCTTCATGGAGACTTCGGCCAAAAACAAAGCCTCGGTGGACGAGCTGTTCGCCGAGATCGTGCGGCAGATGAACTACGCGGCGCAGCCCAACGGCGATGAGGGCTGCTGCTCGGCCTGCGTGATCCTCTGA